The Mangifera indica cultivar Alphonso chromosome 12, CATAS_Mindica_2.1, whole genome shotgun sequence DNA window AATGTCGTTTAACTTCAATGAAGACACTAGACATATTTGTCTTTTCAACAActttacaaaatcaattaacaaattcaacaaaGGGTGAAAAAATGAACTTTTTGAACTCCGGTGGGttatttgtatttcatcaaagtatgggtgagaaatagttatCCGGCCTCTTAGAAATAATGGATCAATAGCACGAATATCAAATTctgttaaattattgatttgttttagCGAGgaatattaatatgaaaaatatgagtcagTTTCAATAAATTTAGTGCCCGTTTAgcattgtctttttttttttttttaaatatgattaatattttttgaattatttgattatttaaaattttgacctAGAAGATAAAATATCAGGTATGTTGaacattttaacaaaaataatcaaagtcttagattatttatcaaataattatgattatttatattctaataatCGTAAATTATACCAATCATACAAAAATTGATTACCACATaatcattcatttttatatttataattcataatcgtaattaaataatcataagttttattaaatatttaatttgacaatctaaaaaaattaatataaaataagtgtTTATACCGTTATAGGTTGAATAAAAATTTGCAGTTGAATAAATACGGGAGGTTAAtaattatagaataaaaaaattaattaaatatacaagtgaagttgataacaaaaaatcaaattaaaataattcaatggAAGAGAGAGTCCGGTTGTTAGAGTTTACGTAAATGGttaacttaaattcgaatttaaatttatttaaactgacAAGaggtataattaaaaattatcaataaaataaatagtattattaataaaataattaatattattaattaaataaatagtttcAATAAAGTGAGATTCCAACCGACTACCAAACATATCTGCTAGATAAAAACATATCTCAATGTTAATTTGGCAAACTTTTCTTTcgatataatcaaattataatgacaaaatattaaaagttaactTTTTCACCCCTACATAACTCATACTAAACTGAAATATTGGTATTTAAAGTGATTTCCTACCATTCGAAATACTCTTATAAGAAAGACTCGTATCATATGTATCAGTTGGCTTCAAATTGAGTTAGTTTGGATTGAAAAATTGACTTAATTCTAATttgtttagctcaaattcaaatcaagaaattcaactcattttttaaatcaaaccatacTTAAACTAGAAATAATATGACTCGATCTAACTTACGAATTAGGTGGATAActtaattcgattcaaacttgactcatgagtaaattcaaattatattaagtcattattaaaataacattgttttgtttattattagataaaatgatatagttgtgtaatgaatcataaatttaaactataaatccgaatcataaattcaaattgaatcatttttatttgaaccaaTCTCGAACTACCTTCAATTTTAACTTGAATACAAACTGAACTATTGTTTATTCTAACTAAATTAAAGCCAAAAGATATTTAGGCTCAGCTTAGTTGTATCCACCCTATTCATATTGAGAGAGTTTTCAGTAGAAAGACCTTTTGTTCACCCCATGAACGCATCAATTCTAACGCATGTGCGCATCACTTGCACTAACGCTGCGCACCGGGGTCAGAAAGGCTAGTATATCCATCCCACTAAAAAATTCCTTATCCTCATGTGGACCATATTCAAACTTAACATATTAAACTAGAtaacaaacatatattttttttttttttaaacaagaaaCCCTATCTGAACTGAACTGCCTCTTCGCGGTTGAACTATCTATATCAAgcagataaaattttaagtctaATGACCGATCTTACATTTACTGAGTCAGGTAAATCaaaggtttgattttgaaaaaaagaaacatgcTTTCAAGGAACATTTTTCCATGTGCAAACAAGCACCTGATAAGAGTGTGCCATCTCAACGTCTATGACATGCGCTCACTTACCAAAGTGGTTGTTCATGCAACTAGGTAACATGTTTTCAAAGAATAATTCTTTTATACATTCAATACACATAAAACAACCTGATAATCTGAAAAGCAGAACAAGATGTGCCACTCAACGTGTGTATGGTATCAGGCGGGGTATACATGCATCAAATGCAGAGAATAATTGTTCCCTTTCAAGATAAAACTGTTCAGCTAAGAAATAATGAAGAATATGTAGGTCATTACCAGGTCCCTAGATCAGAAATCATCAAGAGCAGACATGCAGACCAAACTGAAAATTAATTTCTGTGCACACAACCGTGCTATCTTCATCTCAATTTTATTCCAGAGCATCGGATTATGGCGACATCTAAACTTCCAGAAACTGTTCAGAACTTTCAACAGACTACAACAGTTCGGTCCTAGGATCAGAACCTCTCTAGATCTGAACTTGACCTTCACTAGTAAGATCTAAAGACAAGTGAGCATCAACAAATTATGggtttaggatttttttttaaaatataaatttgaaaaaaaaagggcttaaaatcctaaattaaaGTTTGGCCTGAACTTTACAACACCTAACCAGTAAATTGTAAGAATCACCAAGGCTACGAATCTCCAGCACCAGAAgaaaggccaaaaaaaaaaaaaaaagatatatttaagaGAAACACAGAAAGAATTGCTTTTTgaacaaaattagtaaaaaaatctaactttattgtaatagtaataaaagaaatcatcctgattcaaaaaataaaattcagccCTTTTCATAATACGAAAATTAGTATAAAGTTCTTTCTTGGGTTTCTTGTTGCTGGAACATAGAGAAGATAATCAGAGAAGAGCAAATGTTAAAGCTGAAATGTTGGAGCACAGAAGTAATTCCTTTTAGATTGAGGGTGAAAAACGGGTTTATGTCGGTATTCAATggaaaaaacttaataataacaaacaaattataaccATATTATTTAGTGCCACTTCTTCTAAGATTGTATAAAGGTCCAGTAAAGCTTAAATCAAGAGAGATCCAGATCCTAAGTCATAATCGGGCCCCAAAACCAAAGCCTAAAAAAAGAGATGGTGTCATCAGGATGCAACATGCAGACCcaaatgaaatttgatttctatGTACAGTACAATGTCATCTTCAATGTGTATATAACCCAAAGCAATTGCTCATTGCACACAGACTACTAAAAAAATCTGAGAGAGTATCAagcttttatattttctctaataTAATGTGAATAATCAAAGAAATaacttgaaataatttaataatcagattgaacaagaaaaaattatgaacatcTAGCTTGAATGACAACAACATTTCACCAATACCATTACTTCAAATCGCAAGCTAAACCAAAATTAGAGTAACATAAAGTAATTCACTGTAAATAATACTGCATATCGGCATGAAGCAAAAAGTGAAAGAAGGGGAGTTAAATGGAACATGGAAAGGAAGCAACTTTAATCCTTagcttttaatttcttctttgacTTCCCTTGATGAGAGTGCTCAGAGGTCCCAGAAAATGTCATTCCACTGTGATGCCCTACTGAGTCAAAACTAGAACGGTCCATGGGCCAATTGGATTGTCTTCTTTTTGGAGTCTTTGATGGCTCCCCAGCTTCAGACAAAGAACTTTTTTGTTTGCTACCGTGGGTGTAGGTTGAATGTGACTTTGTTGATTGTGAGTGTCTCCGCCAACTACTTTGTATAGGACTGGAAAAACGATGAGAAGAGTTTGGCATTGAATTTCCACTGGATGTAGAATATAATGGTCTCATATTTTTGGGATTGAGTTCTTCAAGTTCTTTAGGCTCCGGGTAATGGACAAGGGAAACTCGCCGTGAAATTTTTCCCACTACCAACAAAGTAATCCATGTcataagataaaatagtaaaCACATACACGGCACATAAGTGGATTCACATGGTTCAGCCACCATTGTGAGGCTTTCATTGAAAGTTTGATCACATATGCaacatgtaaaaattaaaataacatatcaaTGGCTTAAATGTTAAACCTCAGACCAAATACACCATTTAATGTAGATCTGAAAAGAGTAACAACAGTCTGGAGAAAGATTTAAACAAATTGTAAACACacatttcaacaataaaaaaagaaaagtgaaaattgATAATGCAATCGGTCCAGTTTTGCTGGCACCTACAGCAGAAATGAGGGTCATCGAATTCTCAGTTTATAGACAAAAACAGAGGgtgaaaaaaccaaaacaaaccaATGTGCAACCAGATAGGTTTGATTTAAGCTTAAAGAGATTTGACTcctattttctaaaattaaaataaaatatatattttgccTCCTTATTTGCTAGGTTGAATTAATCAAATGTACAAACACTATTGCATCAAACAAGGATCCGAACAAACTATTACCTAAAGGAGTACTTAAACATACATACGTAAATTAATTTCCACTAAAATTGTCTAAGACAAGTTAAAGATGCCTGCAGATATATTTATCTCAACATCAGACagctttcttcattttcaaaataaatctcTCAAAGACCTTTTTCTTGGTCGGATGGATGACAATGAATTTTACACCACAAAGGAAtgtcaaaattcatttcaactATGTTAAATGTTATGCCACAGAATAGGGTATAATTGAGACACAAGAAGATGATGATTGCTAACAAAATAGTTTATTAGAAACCAAGAATGACCACACAAGGAagtaaaaatatgtattaagaacataaagaaagaaagcaaaatCATTTAAATACATACCAATTTTTGGCTCTGATGTGGAAGATAGAAAAACCGTTGCATCAGGCTCTTGAGAATCAAAACTGAGCACATCATACATTTTTCCTATCACAAAAATTAACACTTTTTCACAATATTGCAAAAGATGGAATCCATAGAAGCCCGTAAACTGCACATGGAACTCCAGCTACTTTAGATAACAGAATGGACACACACAATGAACCATTCAGATCAAAGTTTCAACATTAAAAGGTAAACAAGCTTTTTACTAATCAATACCAGATGAATCCTCAAAACTGCCCAACCGTCCATTGCCGTGCAGTTCAAGTGACAATTCTTTACCATGCAAATCAGGATTCTGAAAGTACACATAAAGGAATGTCACGACTTTCATGGCCAAAGAGAGCCTTAagcaaagagagaaagaaacttACTTGCTTATATGGCCATTGAATGAGCCAAAGTTCAGTGGAATCCGTCAATTCAATATCAAGTAGCGGCTCTCTAAATTCTTGCTCATATTCCGCCGAAGGTTTGTATTCTTCTTTATCACCACCATCCATCGCTTCACTCTAATTGAGCACAGTTGATTAGccatataaatcaaaatcaacaatacCCATTTGcagaaacaaatataaaaaacataccCACCTGTTAAAAGTCAAATCTTTGGTCCGTTGGAATGGGAGAAGGCTTGCAACAGGCGGGTGGGTTGGGAGGAAGCGGCAGGAGGTGGTGGCTAAGGGGTTCAGGGTTTTCGAagttctttttattaaatttattaaaattattatattatctagtGGAAGAAATTTCAAACTACCTCTCACCTTTTCGTTAATTGTCAACCTTAAGGCACTTTTGCGGGAAATAGTAGGGATGATAATTTGGGCCCAACTTTAGAGGCCTcaaccctccccgaccctaatgGAGAAGAGATTATTTGATAGAAACGAGGAAGGGGACGAGGATGGAGATGAAAAAATCCTCGCAATCGGGGACGGATCGAGGATGAAGATATAGATGTCCCCTCCTCGCCCCACTTTGCTCCAATCcccgtccctttatattaatatatttatttaaaatactaatatgtttttttatagttttaaattatttatgtttttcaaatttatttacgtttttttgtgcatattaaagtaattaatatattatatttgtgatatttgaaatattgtgctaattttaattttacttaattttgttatttaatatatttatattgtgtttataaggtataaaaaaagattttttcatgGGTACGGGAAGAGGATTTTTCCTCGTGAGGACAAGAAGCAGATGgagaggagatttttttttttggtaaaaaggGGACggagaattatttttatcactGTAGTGGGGATGGGCTAGGGACGAGGAcagggattgagatcccctctcCACCCCTTCCTGTTGCCATCCCGGGGAAATAGACAAAAACCATTCCTAAGCCTTGAAACCATCCACCTGCCTTCTATATCTTTGGACAATTGTACTTTCGATAATACTTCGTGCTAATATTACTATGGGATTATATTAGGGTTTATACTAAGCCTGCCAAATTGATGGGTTATCCGTGATGgatatcatattaaaaactgtgttattttttatttttaaactcacACCAATGAGTATTAATTTTTGCCAAGTGGGCTAAGTATGTCTGCAAATGGTTGTGGGATCCTAAA harbors:
- the LOC123192467 gene encoding mediator-associated protein 2 translates to MDGGDKEEYKPSAEYEQEFREPLLDIELTDSTELWLIQWPYKQNPDLHGKELSLELHGNGRLGSFEDSSGKMYDVLSFDSQEPDATVFLSSTSEPKIVGKISRRVSLVHYPEPKELEELNPKNMRPLYSTSSGNSMPNSSHRFSSPIQSSWRRHSQSTKSHSTYTHGSKQKSSLSEAGEPSKTPKRRQSNWPMDRSSFDSVGHHSGMTFSGTSEHSHQGKSKKKLKAKD